The Oncorhynchus gorbuscha isolate QuinsamMale2020 ecotype Even-year linkage group LG06, OgorEven_v1.0, whole genome shotgun sequence sequence ACCCCTGGTCACAGGTGTGTGAGTGGCGCGAGCCAGAGGAGTTAGCTGCTCTGCTAGATCTGGAGCTGCGAGAGAATGGGGAGCCGCAACACCAGCTGCTGCAGAGAATACGGGATGTGGCCAAGTACAGTGTCAAGACCAGTAAGTTGCCCTCCCCTTCCCTAGCTCTGTCCAGGTTGTTAGGGCGGTTTGCTGCTAGCCGCACTAGCGCCCAGGACCAGAGCTAACCCGATCCCACAGGGAAACATTAGACAGACGGAGATAAGTGTGGTTTTTGGTTACATTAAGATTCTTGGTGAATGCGATGGCTTGGGACGGTCCTGAATGCATGCACTACAGTAAAGCGCATATCTCTTTCCAGATCATCCGCGGTTCTTCAATCAGCTCTTTGCAGGGGTGGACTACCATGCCTTGACAGGACGATTCCTTACAGAGGCTCTTAACACTAGCCAGTAGGAGAAagcaatatatatttatatgcacATATACTTTATGGTATGTAGGTTTTGGTATGAGGATGCTTGTGATGGACTGTTCTTTTACAGGTATACCTATGAGGTGGCTCCAGTGTTTGTCCTGATGGAAGACGAGGTACTCTCCAAGCTACGTTCTCTAGTTGGGTGGGCAGAGGGAGATGGCATCTTCTGCCCAGGCGGTACCATGTCTAACATGTATGCCATGAACGTAGCACGCTACCGGGCCTTCCCAGAAGTAAAACTAAAGGGAATGTGGTCCCTCCCTCGACTAGCTGTCTTTACATCTCAACAGGTGGGGAAAATGGACAGTATGGTTGAAGTAATACACTATTCAACTTCCCATTCATTCATTATACCCAAACTTTCCTCCAGAGCCACTACTCTGTGATGAAAGCGGCTGCATTTCAAGGTATTGGGACCGAGAACGTGTTTAAGGTCAAAGTGGATGACGGGTAAAGTGATCAGAACCTTTCTTTGTGACTCTTGTCAGTCATCTCATCATTCTTAGGCATACATGATTTACAGATTTTAACACGTGCTCTCTGTTGTCCTAAAGGGGTTGCATGATTCCAGAAGACCTTGGTGAGACAATTGAGCTGGCGAAATCACAAGCAAGTTTACTGTTTACCTTTTTAATTTACTGTGTAAATTCTATTTTATGTGCTGTGATATTCAGTATTTATACCGATAACAGTAGGAATTGCCAATAGACAATCAGTGATATCTTGCACAAGGATCTGATGAATTCCTAGTACTCTATTAGCATTTCACATATTTTATCTGCAATTCCTAGTTGTCTGTCGGCAATGCACATATCACACTACAAGGCAGCAAGTAGAGATGCAAGGGCATCTTTCATTACCCCTATTCACCTACCAGGGGGCAGTGCCATTCTTTGTCCATGCCACATCAGGAACGACTGTACAAGGCGCCTTTGACCCACTGGAGCCCATCGCTGACATCTGTGACAGACAGGGGTTGTGGATGCATGTTGATGTGagttttttacattttaatttaAGTGATCTTTCACTCCAGAATCCAACTTTGTCCAATGTTTTCAGACCACAAAAGTAGTCTTCTGTCAAGATTATGCCCGACGGCATCTATTATGTTGATCAAAACTTCAGACCCCGTTCCCAAAAGAATGTAAAAGATCGACAGTGGCTAATTTACATCCTTTTCAACAGTTGACCATCTTTCCCATGTATTTTGACCTGAagaatacagatgtaggatcttaatttgagccagtttgctatagcaggaaaataatcttgcagcaacaggaaatttgaATTATTTGGATTAGAATTAATGGATTTTTGAAGGGGTTGATGCATTTCAAGTCTGAAATAACacagcctttttaaacctcaaatacactacaaattAAAGTTTCCTGCGTTGCACAAAAGTTCTTCTGCAACGGGGTAATCAaatttaagatcctacatctgtactgaCTGGCATTCTCTTGTGGTTTGGCACAGGCAGCCTGGGGGGGGAGTGTTCTCTTCTCAAAGGAACACAAACATCTCATGAGAGGAGTTGAGAGGTAGGACTGCATGCTCAAAATACAGTTACTGGATTTAAGTTGTACACAAAACATCTaaatgtgctgctgctgctgcgtcaaaaatattttaaattaattcagcctgtgtgtgcttgtgtaccAAAGTATAGATTAGGTGTCTTGATGTCTCGCATGACTGGGCAAGCCTTCTGAATGGCTCAACATAGGACTTTGACTCGAGTGTAATGATGTGTTTGTGATCAGAGCCGATTCAGTGACTTGGAATCCACACAAGATGATGCTGACGGGCTTGCAGTGTTCAGCCATTCTGCTCAAGGACACCACAGTAAGACACCCCTTCACGAGATCCACGTTTGCGTCCCTTGCCTTTGCAACCATAAAATTAACTTTAAAAtgacaaatatttacacatcatacatgttttttttgtaaTGTATTGAACTGTTTGTCTATGATAAAATGTAATTCAAGTCCTTTATACTTGTTTAAAGGGATATTTGGGCAAGTAATCCGTTTTGTTCTATTTACCCATAGTCAGATTAACTCCTGGATACAATTTATATGTCGACATGCAGTTTGGAGTGAACATATTGGCTGCGGATCAGATTTTTCTTGATCCATATTCCCAGGGTCTAATGGTCTCAATACGTCTGCGCATGTGCGGGATTCTCTACTTGCGCACAGTCTCTGCTCTACTTGTATGGAACAAGCTACTCTGAATGGTGTTTGTTTTAATAAATTCAAAgcaaagctgaatcaatgtctgcAAGATCACATAATGATAGTAGGCCTATTGTACATAACAGAACCAAATAGTATAACGTTAATGGAAAAAAATAAAACTCACATGCGCGCCACGAGGCAAAATGTGATTTTGATTGAAACAAAACACAGCTATGATACAGTTTAATGCCATCAACTCTAAAAAATCCACTCACTCTACATAATTGAAAAACTACATAACTAACATCTAAATGCATAGtcccatgaaactgattgagatcaaatgGTTGGCAGATAGATGTTGGTTGTTTCACAAGTAAAACTTTATAATTCACAATTATAATTCACGATTGACAGTGAGAAATGTGAAGGTAGGGTGACGACAACAATGTGTGTAaagatctatatatatatatatcagtgatgAAAAAGTACTCATTTGTCATACTTgcgtaaaagtaaagatgccttaatagaaattacttaagtgaaagtcacccagtatagtatcaaaaaaaaaaaaatggtttatTATATAAAGTAAACAAGAtggcaatgtttttatttattttttacaaacatTTATAGATAGCCAGGGGCTTGGTCCAACAgttttacaaatgaagcatgtgtttggtgagtccaccagatcagaggcagtcggGATGAcatgggatgttctcttgataagtgtgtgcattagacaattttcctgtcctgctaagcatgaggcggtgcacaatgtggcccagcgtcgtccgggttaggggagggtttggctggccgggatgtccttgtcccattgcgctccaGCAACTCCTTGGTCGCCAGTTGTATGGTGTTACCTCCaaaacattggtgcggctggcttccgggttaagcgggtaGTGTGTCAAgtagcagtgcggcttggcagggtcgtgtttcagtggacgcatggctctcgacctttatCACTCCCGAGTCTGTACATgtgttgcagcgatgggacaattgtaactaccaatttggatataatgaaaaggggtaaaaaaaaaggtGAAGTAAAGTTGTCAAAATATAGATTAAATGTACGGATTACCCAAAAAACGACATTGCTACTTTCAAGAATTTGTACTTTAGTACATTACACCACTGAGATTAAAggctattatttttttttttttaccaagatAAATGTCCCTAAGTTGTATGTCATTGGTGTTGCCGGCTTGAAA is a genomic window containing:
- the LOC124038150 gene encoding cysteine sulfinic acid decarboxylase-like; this translates as MSHLPRFWNLGWSSILDWWSNQSVVSEQEPSPLYGQQDMNEPLLDNSEGQLFLTEAFKVIIEEVLCKGTDVKEKVCEWREPEELAALLDLELRENGEPQHQLLQRIRDVAKYSVKTNHPRFFNQLFAGVDYHALTGRFLTEALNTSQYTYEVAPVFVLMEDEVLSKLRSLVGWAEGDGIFCPGGTMSNMYAMNVARYRAFPEVKLKGMWSLPRLAVFTSQQSHYSVMKAAAFQGIGTENVFKVKVDDGGCMIPEDLGETIELAKSQGAVPFFVHATSGTTVQGAFDPLEPIADICDRQGLWMHVDAAWGGSVLFSKEHKHLMRGVERADSVTWNPHKMMLTGLQCSAILLKDTTHLLKHCHSADAKYLFQQDKFYDTSLDTGDKSIQCGRKVDCLKLWLMWKAVGSKGLEERVDRAFTHTRYLVEEMKRREGFELIGKPLFVNVCFWFIPPSLRGKENSPDYNDRLSKVAPVIKERMMKQGTMMLGYQPQGGRVNFFRMIVISPQLSHQDMTFCLNEIERLGNDL